In Streptomyces seoulensis, the following are encoded in one genomic region:
- the zwf gene encoding glucose-6-phosphate dehydrogenase, whose product MSPLNGSGANPLRDPADRRLPRIAGPSGLVIFGVTGDLSRKKLMPAVYDLANRGLLPPGFSLVGFARRDWEDEDFAQVVHDAVKEHARTPFREEVWQQLIQGMRFVQGTFDDDEAFERLRATIDELDKQQGTGGNFAFYLSVPPSAFPVVIQQLKKHDLTDQSGGSWRRAVIEKPFGHDLRSAEDLNKVVHEVFEPDQVFRIDHYLGKETVQNILALRFANTMFEPIWNRSFVDHVQITMAEDIGVGGRAGYYDGIGAARDVIQNHLLQLLALTAMEEPSSFGADALAREKTKVLGAVRLPKDLGADTVRGQYAAGWQGGEKVIGYLQEDGIDPKSKTDTYAALKLEIDNRRWAGVPFYLRTGKRLGRRVTEIAVVFQRAPHSPFDHTATEELGQNAIVIRVQPDEGITVRFGSKVPGTSMEIRDVSMDFAYGESFTESSPEAYERLILDVLLGDANLFPRTEEVELSWKILDPVEEYWDEHGRPAQYKSGTWGPAEADQMLARDGRSWRRP is encoded by the coding sequence TTGTCACCCCTCAACGGTTCCGGAGCGAACCCGCTTCGTGATCCCGCGGACCGACGGCTCCCGCGCATCGCGGGGCCGTCGGGCCTGGTGATCTTCGGCGTCACGGGCGACCTGTCGCGCAAGAAGCTGATGCCGGCGGTCTACGACCTGGCCAACCGCGGTCTGCTGCCGCCGGGCTTCTCCCTGGTGGGCTTCGCCCGCCGTGACTGGGAGGACGAGGACTTCGCCCAGGTCGTGCACGACGCGGTCAAGGAGCACGCGCGGACCCCGTTCCGCGAGGAGGTCTGGCAGCAGCTCATCCAGGGGATGCGCTTCGTCCAGGGCACCTTCGACGACGACGAGGCGTTCGAGCGGCTGCGCGCGACCATCGACGAGCTGGACAAGCAGCAGGGCACCGGCGGCAACTTCGCCTTCTACCTGTCGGTGCCGCCGAGCGCCTTCCCGGTCGTCATCCAGCAGCTCAAGAAGCACGATCTGACCGACCAGTCCGGGGGCTCCTGGCGGCGCGCGGTCATCGAGAAGCCGTTCGGCCACGACCTGAGGTCCGCCGAGGACCTCAACAAGGTCGTGCACGAGGTGTTCGAGCCGGACCAGGTGTTCCGGATCGACCACTACCTCGGCAAGGAGACCGTCCAGAACATCCTGGCGCTGCGGTTCGCCAACACGATGTTCGAGCCGATCTGGAACCGGTCCTTCGTGGACCATGTCCAGATCACGATGGCCGAGGACATCGGCGTCGGCGGGCGTGCCGGGTACTACGACGGCATCGGGGCCGCCCGTGACGTCATCCAGAACCACCTGCTCCAGCTGCTGGCGCTGACCGCCATGGAGGAGCCGTCCTCCTTCGGCGCGGACGCGCTGGCCAGGGAGAAGACCAAGGTGCTCGGTGCCGTACGGCTGCCGAAGGACCTGGGCGCCGACACCGTGCGCGGACAGTACGCGGCCGGCTGGCAGGGCGGCGAGAAGGTCATCGGCTATCTGCAAGAGGACGGCATCGACCCCAAGTCGAAGACCGACACCTACGCGGCGCTGAAGCTGGAGATCGACAACCGCCGCTGGGCGGGCGTCCCCTTCTATCTGCGCACCGGCAAGCGGCTGGGCCGCAGGGTCACCGAGATCGCGGTGGTCTTCCAGCGGGCGCCGCACTCCCCGTTCGACCACACGGCGACCGAGGAGCTGGGCCAGAACGCGATCGTCATCCGGGTCCAGCCGGACGAGGGCATCACGGTCCGCTTCGGCTCGAAGGTGCCGGGCACCTCGATGGAGATCCGGGACGTGTCGATGGACTTCGCGTACGGCGAGTCCTTCACCGAGTCCAGCCCCGAGGCGTACGAGCGGCTCATCCTCGATGTGCTGCTGGGCGACGCGAACCTCTTCCCGCGTACGGAGGAGGTCGAGCTGTCCTGGAAGATCCTCGACCCGGTCGAGGAGTACTGGGACGAGCACGGGCGGCCCGCGCAGTACAAGTCGGGCACCTGGGGCCCGGCCGAGGCCGACCAGATGCTCGCACGAGACGGACGGAGCTGGCGCCGGCCATGA
- the opcA gene encoding glucose-6-phosphate dehydrogenase assembly protein OpcA produces MKIDLTDTTAGEINKALIEGRRAIGTPAVGMVLTLVIVTDEENAYDSLRAASDASREHPSRTLVVIRRVSRTPRDRTTSRLDAEVRVGAEAGTGETAVLRLYGEVSDHADSVVLPLLLPDAPVVVWWPVNSPAAPAEDPLGALAQRRVTDTYAAEQPVRALAARAQTYTPGDTDLAWTRITPWRSMLAAALDQVDCEVRSVEVEGEEFNPSCELLAMWLADRLGVPVQRSLSSGPGLTAVRMETTCGPVVLDRADGSLANLSIKGQPSRAVALQRRDTAELIAEELRRLDPDDTYAAALRFGVERLSMGADAVAALGGAPAESAAKSAEDEVVTEVAVAESEAGTEEGEAERPTPNSLARKAASK; encoded by the coding sequence ATGAAGATAGACCTGACCGACACCACCGCCGGTGAGATCAACAAGGCGCTGATCGAGGGCCGCCGCGCCATCGGCACGCCCGCCGTGGGCATGGTGCTGACCCTGGTCATCGTCACCGACGAGGAGAACGCCTACGACTCGCTGCGGGCGGCGAGCGACGCCTCGCGGGAACACCCCTCGCGCACGCTCGTCGTCATCCGCCGGGTCTCGCGCACCCCGCGCGACCGCACCACCTCCCGCCTAGACGCCGAGGTACGGGTGGGCGCGGAGGCCGGCACCGGCGAGACGGCCGTACTGCGGCTGTACGGCGAGGTGTCCGACCACGCCGACTCGGTGGTGCTGCCGCTGCTGCTCCCGGACGCCCCGGTGGTGGTCTGGTGGCCGGTGAACTCGCCGGCCGCCCCGGCCGAGGACCCGCTGGGCGCGCTGGCGCAGCGCCGGGTCACCGACACCTACGCGGCCGAGCAGCCGGTGCGTGCGCTGGCGGCGCGTGCGCAGACGTACACGCCGGGCGACACCGACCTGGCGTGGACGCGGATCACTCCGTGGCGTTCGATGCTGGCGGCGGCCCTGGACCAGGTGGACTGCGAGGTGCGGTCCGTCGAGGTCGAGGGCGAGGAGTTCAACCCGAGCTGCGAGCTGCTGGCCATGTGGCTGGCGGACCGGCTGGGTGTGCCGGTGCAGCGGTCGCTGTCCTCGGGGCCGGGTCTGACGGCGGTCCGGATGGAGACCACGTGCGGGCCGGTCGTGCTGGACCGGGCGGACGGTTCGCTGGCGAACCTGTCCATCAAGGGCCAGCCGTCCCGCGCGGTGGCGCTCCAGCGCCGGGACACCGCCGAGCTGATCGCGGAGGAGCTGCGCCGGCTCGACCCGGACGACACCTACGCGGCGGCCCTGCGCTTCGGCGTGGAGCGGCTGTCGATGGGCGCGGACGCGGTGGCGGCGCTGGGCGGTGCTCCGGCCGAGTCTGCGGCGAAGTCCGCTGAGGACGAGGTGGTCACCGAGGTGGCCGTGGCCGAGTCCGAGGCGGGTACCGAGGAGGGCGAGGCCGAGCGGCCGACCCCGAACTCCCTCGCGAGGAAGGCGGCGTCGAAGTGA
- the pgl gene encoding 6-phosphogluconolactonase encodes MSTPQLVVHRDKELMAEAAAARLITKIVDAQASRGHASVVLTGGRNGNGLLAALAKAPARDAIDWGRLDLWWGDERYLPEGDPDRNYTQAREALLDSVPLDPARVHPMPASDGPYGADVDAAAGAYAAELAKAAGPEDHAEVPEFDVLLLGVGPDTHVASLFPELPAVRETERTVVGVHGAPKPPPTRTSLTLPAIRAAREVWLLAAGEDKAEAVAIALSGAGEVQAPAAGAQGRARTLWLLDSAAAADLPRSMYPPASP; translated from the coding sequence GTGAGCACTCCGCAACTGGTCGTGCACCGCGACAAGGAACTGATGGCCGAGGCCGCCGCCGCGCGGCTGATCACCAAGATCGTGGACGCGCAGGCGTCGCGCGGTCACGCCTCGGTGGTCCTCACCGGGGGCCGCAACGGCAACGGTCTGCTGGCCGCGCTGGCCAAGGCGCCCGCGCGGGACGCGATCGACTGGGGCCGCCTGGACCTGTGGTGGGGCGACGAGCGCTACCTCCCCGAGGGCGACCCGGACCGCAACTACACGCAGGCCCGCGAGGCCCTGCTGGACTCCGTACCGCTGGACCCGGCGCGCGTGCACCCGATGCCCGCGTCCGACGGGCCCTACGGCGCGGACGTGGACGCGGCGGCCGGCGCGTACGCGGCGGAGCTGGCCAAGGCGGCCGGTCCCGAGGACCACGCCGAGGTGCCGGAGTTCGACGTGCTGCTGCTGGGCGTCGGCCCGGACACGCATGTGGCGTCGCTCTTCCCGGAGCTGCCCGCGGTGCGGGAGACCGAGCGCACGGTGGTGGGTGTGCACGGCGCGCCCAAGCCGCCGCCGACCCGGACCTCCCTGACGCTGCCCGCGATCCGCGCGGCGCGTGAGGTGTGGCTGCTGGCGGCGGGCGAGGACAAGGCCGAGGCGGTGGCGATCGCGCTGTCCGGCGCGGGCGAGGTGCAGGCCCCGGCGGCCGGTGCCCAGGGCCGGGCGCGCACGCTGTGGCTGCTGGACTCGGCGGCCGCGGCGGATCTGCCCCGGTCGATGTATCCGCCGGCGTCACCGTGA
- a CDS encoding DUF3320 domain-containing protein: MAHQPHTLLKAVLDGWRNSLLDMGGRNRLLNFRHTRTATLEITAPDPAALLAELAKGWEFAPVTERAAGVELAKSGDSGTARRSRPGLVTQKTTQAALDSSLYQLRQKSGQMFNDYGLWVLWLGIGMLDWREPGAHESSAAPLLLVPVELRRDGNRRYRLHPAEGQERIHNPALAVKADRLGVDWAPVTSADAADPAAVLAAARKVTARLDGWDVRERAVLGLFASHREAMYQDLQQNEEQILAHPLVRAVALGPDAGLPADLVDFEPPGLDRIDEIQLPERTPLVLDADASQRQCVAAALDGRSFVMSGPPGTGKSQTITNLIAALMHAGRSVLFVSEKAAALDVVRNRLGAVGLGDFVMALHSGDTSKKAVATELARVLTTEARVTGAAAHELERARALREELSGYAAAMNETRDPLGRTLHDVLGRLVLLEQAGTPQLPLGARNAKAVRTLSAGALQELLAAAGTVARAWRPAAEGDAFAWRGLTGTAPHQAVDEAADALGALVTAAGRRPFAVTVDEPRTVRELQQLVRTLTAGLPGVTAPADGTLPDDVTAHTAQLADLFGMPKPDRPEAAFALCELAALTTAGHRPPRDWFDAGTLGRAHTAAAELRTALDAEERARAAATDVFGDQVVAEPGLPELVARFGEQHKGLMARFSAQYKADRQTLTALTRTGTWDKSLLARLDDALAWHRASAEVARLTRAHRALLGPYTPGTLADCAGTDRALATADRIAVLGAPAERPALLADRLAADADPDPLPTLLADQIQGALAAWCAAATARAARWNAAVTELLDQFDTARRTQLSPALLGPLDQAGRAVDALLDDPQGPEVWHTHVGGVAVLARHGADTLVASAAERGLDPERLPEVAEQAVLRVWADDLLATDPRLRSTRSEDLDTRVADFRAADLRLVAAAGGAVTEACNKRRPRNFAGGGGAVIVREAEKKTRHMPVRELLGRTREVVQAVKPCFMMSPLTVSQFLPPDFHFDVVVFDEASQVRPSDAVNCVYRGRTLIVAGDDKQLPPTSFFDSAVDDDSDEYAEDLPDSFESLLHACKAGAMRELPLRWHYRSRHENLITFSNREFYANSMITFPGAVAEGEDVGVAFLAADGVYDRGGRRDNRAEAEFVARRVLHHFDTRPGKTLGVVALSQAQASAIDLAVQQARLARPDLDHCFTEDRLDGFFVKNLESVQGDERDVMIMSIGYGPDEHGRLGLNFGPINKNGGWRRLNVAVTRARFRMEVVSSFRGASLADSANESVQYLKRYLEYAENGPAVLARDVVQSDAEPDSPFEESVLAVLRGWGYRVQPQVGVAGYRIDLGVRHPASPGAYALGIECDGAMYHSSKAARDRDRLREQVLNGLGWRLHRIWGTDWYRGRAAAERRLREAVEQAVASGPLTTVTGPTALPKVPEQRTQPVDIPLERVPVDPGTGREWSAPYAPGVVTVAPRHELHTAEARPALREVLVRIIEAEGPVHEDLLVQRAREAWGVGRAGSRIRDNVRAVADALVRSRRIASDDGFYALADAAPLKARHPREGDTPRKVVHIAPGERHVALFELAAECPGMTEDELIKQTCEFFGWRRTGKDIRDRLAADIAELRGAGRLQGGPEQVSAAR; this comes from the coding sequence ATGGCCCATCAGCCGCACACCCTGTTGAAGGCCGTGCTCGACGGATGGCGGAACTCTCTGCTGGACATGGGCGGCCGCAACCGGCTGCTGAACTTCCGGCACACCAGGACCGCCACCCTGGAGATCACCGCACCGGACCCGGCCGCCCTGCTCGCGGAGCTGGCCAAGGGCTGGGAGTTCGCCCCTGTCACCGAGCGGGCTGCCGGGGTCGAGCTGGCCAAGTCCGGTGACAGCGGCACCGCCCGGCGCTCCCGGCCCGGACTGGTCACCCAGAAGACCACCCAGGCGGCGCTGGACAGTTCGCTGTACCAACTCCGCCAGAAGTCCGGCCAGATGTTCAACGACTACGGCCTCTGGGTGCTCTGGCTCGGCATCGGCATGCTCGACTGGCGCGAGCCCGGCGCGCACGAGAGCAGCGCGGCCCCGCTGCTCCTCGTCCCCGTGGAGCTGCGCCGGGACGGCAACCGCCGGTACCGGCTCCACCCGGCCGAGGGGCAGGAGCGCATCCACAACCCGGCGCTCGCCGTGAAGGCGGACCGGCTCGGGGTCGACTGGGCGCCCGTCACGAGCGCCGACGCCGCCGACCCGGCCGCCGTGCTCGCCGCCGCCCGGAAGGTCACCGCCCGGCTGGACGGCTGGGACGTGCGGGAGCGGGCGGTGCTCGGGCTGTTCGCCTCCCACCGCGAGGCGATGTACCAGGACCTCCAGCAGAACGAGGAGCAGATCCTCGCCCACCCGCTGGTCCGCGCCGTCGCCCTCGGTCCCGACGCCGGGCTCCCCGCCGATCTGGTCGACTTCGAGCCGCCCGGCCTCGACCGGATCGACGAGATCCAGCTCCCCGAGCGCACCCCGCTCGTGCTCGACGCCGACGCCTCCCAGCGCCAGTGCGTGGCGGCCGCGCTGGACGGGCGGTCCTTCGTGATGAGCGGGCCGCCCGGCACCGGCAAGAGCCAGACCATCACCAACCTGATCGCCGCGCTCATGCACGCCGGCCGCAGTGTGCTGTTCGTGAGTGAGAAGGCCGCCGCGCTGGACGTGGTGCGCAACCGGCTGGGGGCGGTCGGCCTCGGCGACTTCGTGATGGCGCTGCACAGCGGCGACACCAGCAAGAAGGCGGTGGCCACCGAACTCGCGCGGGTGCTCACCACCGAGGCCCGCGTCACCGGCGCCGCCGCCCACGAGCTGGAGCGCGCCCGTGCCCTGCGCGAGGAACTGTCCGGGTACGCGGCCGCGATGAACGAGACCCGCGACCCCCTGGGCCGCACCCTGCACGACGTCCTGGGCCGGCTGGTCCTGCTGGAGCAGGCCGGGACCCCGCAGCTCCCGCTCGGCGCGCGCAACGCCAAGGCCGTGCGCACCCTGAGCGCCGGCGCGCTCCAGGAGCTGCTGGCCGCCGCCGGTACCGTCGCCCGTGCCTGGCGCCCCGCCGCCGAGGGGGACGCCTTCGCCTGGCGCGGACTGACCGGCACCGCCCCGCACCAGGCCGTGGACGAGGCAGCCGACGCCCTCGGTGCCCTGGTCACCGCCGCCGGACGCCGCCCCTTCGCCGTCACCGTGGACGAGCCCCGCACGGTCCGCGAACTCCAGCAGCTCGTCCGCACCCTCACCGCCGGGCTGCCCGGCGTGACGGCACCGGCCGACGGGACGCTGCCCGACGACGTCACCGCCCACACCGCCCAGCTCGCCGACCTGTTCGGCATGCCCAAGCCGGACCGGCCCGAGGCCGCGTTCGCCCTGTGCGAGCTGGCCGCGCTCACCACCGCCGGACACCGCCCGCCGCGCGACTGGTTCGACGCCGGGACGCTGGGCCGCGCCCACACCGCCGCCGCCGAGCTGCGTACCGCCCTCGACGCCGAGGAGCGGGCCCGCGCGGCCGCCACCGACGTGTTCGGGGATCAGGTGGTCGCCGAGCCCGGACTCCCGGAGCTGGTCGCCCGGTTCGGGGAGCAGCACAAGGGGCTGATGGCCCGCTTCTCCGCGCAGTACAAGGCCGACCGGCAGACGCTCACCGCGCTCACCCGCACCGGCACCTGGGACAAGTCCCTCCTCGCCCGCCTGGACGACGCGCTCGCCTGGCACCGGGCCTCCGCCGAGGTCGCCCGGCTCACCAGGGCCCACCGCGCGCTCCTCGGCCCGTACACCCCGGGCACCCTGGCGGACTGCGCCGGCACCGACCGGGCCCTCGCCACCGCCGACCGGATCGCGGTGCTCGGCGCCCCGGCCGAGCGGCCCGCCCTGCTGGCCGACCGCCTCGCCGCCGACGCCGACCCCGACCCGCTGCCCACCCTGCTCGCCGACCAGATCCAGGGTGCCCTGGCCGCCTGGTGCGCCGCCGCCACCGCCCGCGCCGCCCGCTGGAACGCGGCCGTCACCGAGCTGCTCGACCAGTTCGACACGGCCCGGCGCACCCAGCTCTCGCCCGCCCTGCTCGGCCCGCTCGACCAGGCCGGCCGGGCCGTCGACGCCCTGCTGGACGACCCGCAGGGACCCGAGGTCTGGCACACCCACGTCGGCGGGGTCGCCGTGCTCGCCCGGCACGGCGCCGACACGCTGGTGGCCAGCGCCGCCGAGCGCGGGCTCGACCCGGAGCGGCTGCCCGAGGTGGCCGAGCAGGCGGTGCTGCGCGTCTGGGCCGACGACCTGCTCGCCACCGACCCCCGGCTGCGCAGCACCCGTTCGGAGGACCTGGACACCCGGGTCGCCGACTTCCGCGCCGCCGACCTGCGCCTGGTCGCGGCGGCGGGCGGCGCGGTGACGGAGGCGTGCAACAAGCGGCGCCCGCGCAACTTCGCCGGGGGCGGCGGCGCCGTCATCGTCCGCGAGGCCGAGAAGAAGACCCGGCACATGCCGGTGCGCGAACTGCTGGGGCGCACCCGCGAGGTCGTCCAGGCGGTCAAGCCCTGCTTCATGATGAGCCCGCTGACCGTCAGCCAGTTCCTGCCGCCCGACTTCCACTTCGACGTGGTGGTGTTCGACGAGGCGTCCCAGGTACGGCCGAGCGACGCGGTGAACTGCGTCTACCGGGGCCGCACCCTGATCGTCGCCGGTGACGACAAGCAGCTCCCGCCGACCTCCTTCTTCGACTCCGCGGTGGACGACGACTCCGACGAGTACGCCGAGGACCTGCCCGACTCCTTCGAGTCCCTGCTGCACGCCTGCAAGGCGGGCGCGATGCGCGAGCTGCCGCTGCGCTGGCACTACCGCAGCCGCCACGAGAACCTGATCACCTTCAGCAACCGCGAGTTCTACGCCAACTCGATGATCACCTTCCCCGGCGCGGTGGCCGAGGGCGAGGACGTGGGCGTGGCCTTCCTGGCGGCCGACGGTGTCTACGACCGGGGCGGACGACGGGACAACCGGGCCGAGGCCGAGTTCGTGGCCCGGCGGGTGCTGCACCACTTCGACACCCGGCCCGGCAAGACCCTCGGTGTCGTCGCGCTCTCCCAGGCGCAGGCGTCCGCGATCGACCTGGCCGTGCAGCAGGCCCGGCTCGCCCGGCCCGACCTCGACCACTGCTTCACCGAGGACCGGCTCGACGGGTTCTTCGTGAAGAACCTGGAGTCGGTGCAGGGCGACGAGCGCGATGTGATGATCATGTCGATCGGCTACGGCCCCGACGAACACGGCCGCCTCGGCCTCAACTTCGGCCCGATCAACAAGAACGGCGGCTGGCGGCGTCTCAACGTGGCGGTCACCCGCGCCCGCTTCCGCATGGAGGTCGTCTCCTCCTTCCGTGGCGCGAGCCTCGCGGACAGCGCGAACGAGAGCGTGCAGTACCTCAAGCGGTATCTGGAGTACGCCGAGAACGGCCCGGCCGTGCTCGCCCGTGACGTGGTCCAGTCGGACGCCGAACCCGACAGCCCCTTCGAGGAGTCCGTCCTCGCCGTGCTGCGCGGCTGGGGCTACCGGGTCCAGCCGCAGGTCGGTGTCGCCGGGTACCGCATCGACCTGGGCGTACGCCATCCCGCATCCCCCGGCGCGTACGCCCTCGGCATCGAGTGCGACGGCGCGATGTACCACTCGTCCAAGGCCGCCCGCGACCGGGACCGGCTGCGCGAGCAGGTGCTGAACGGGCTGGGCTGGCGGCTGCACCGCATCTGGGGCACCGACTGGTACCGGGGCCGGGCGGCGGCCGAACGCCGGCTGCGCGAGGCCGTCGAACAGGCCGTCGCGAGCGGGCCGTTGACCACGGTGACCGGCCCGACGGCCCTCCCCAAGGTGCCCGAGCAGCGGACCCAGCCCGTCGACATCCCGCTGGAGCGCGTCCCCGTCGACCCCGGCACCGGACGGGAGTGGAGCGCGCCCTACGCCCCCGGCGTCGTCACCGTCGCCCCGCGCCACGAACTGCACACCGCCGAGGCCCGGCCCGCGCTGCGCGAGGTGCTGGTCCGGATCATCGAGGCCGAAGGCCCGGTGCACGAGGACCTGCTGGTGCAGCGGGCGCGGGAAGCCTGGGGCGTCGGCCGGGCCGGCAGCCGTATCCGGGACAACGTCCGCGCGGTCGCCGACGCCCTGGTGCGCTCCCGGCGGATCGCCTCGGACGACGGCTTCTACGCGCTCGCCGACGCCGCCCCGCTGAAGGCCCGTCACCCCCGCGAGGGCGACACACCCCGCAAGGTCGTGCACATCGCGCCCGGTGAACGCCATGTGGCCCTCTTCGAGCTGGCCGCCGAGTGCCCCGGCATGACCGAGGACGAACTCATCAAGCAGACCTGCGAGTTCTTCGGCTGGCGGCGCACCGGCAAGGACATCCGCGACCGGCTCGCCGCCGACATCGCCGAACTCCGCGGCGCCGGACGGCTCCAGGGCGGCCCGGAGCAGGTGAGCGCCGCCCGCTGA
- the pgi gene encoding glucose-6-phosphate isomerase: protein MNAEGRTALNRTPEWAALKEHREGFGGTGLRELFDADPERGRTYTVQVGDLYIDYSKQLVDAEALRLLQELAVATDVFGQRDAMFRGDRINTTEDRAVLHTALRAPRDAVIEVDGENVVPAVHAVLDKMAGFADRVRSGEWTGHTDKRIKNIVNIGIGGSDLGPAMAFEALRPFTDRGLTVRFVSNVDGADLHEAIRDLDPAETLFIVASKTFTTIETITNATSARKWLLDVLGDDKAVAKHFVALSTNAEKVTGFGIDADNMFEFWDWVGGRYSFDSAIGLSLMIAIGPERFRELLDGFHTVDEHFRTAPAEENAPLLLGLLGIWYGNFFDAQSHAVLPYSHYLSKFTAYLQQLDMESNGKSVQKDGTPVEWQTGPVVWGTPGTNGQHAYYQLIHQGTKLIPADFIGFARPVDELSDELKSQHDLLMANFFAQTQALAFGKTEEEVREEGVPKELIPHKTFQGNRPTTTILAPELTPSVLGQLIALYEQKVFVQGAVWNIDSFDQWGVELGKVLAKRIEPALTEGADVPGLDPSTRALVAEYREMGG from the coding sequence ATGAACGCAGAAGGCCGTACAGCACTGAACCGGACGCCCGAGTGGGCCGCTCTCAAGGAGCACCGCGAGGGATTCGGCGGGACGGGCCTGCGGGAGCTGTTCGACGCCGACCCGGAGCGCGGGCGGACGTACACGGTCCAGGTCGGGGACCTCTACATCGACTACAGCAAGCAGCTCGTGGACGCCGAGGCGTTGCGGCTCCTCCAGGAACTCGCCGTCGCCACGGATGTGTTCGGTCAGCGGGACGCGATGTTCCGTGGTGACCGGATCAACACGACCGAGGACCGCGCGGTGCTGCACACCGCGCTGCGTGCCCCTCGGGACGCGGTGATCGAGGTCGACGGGGAGAACGTCGTCCCCGCCGTGCACGCGGTGCTGGACAAGATGGCCGGCTTCGCCGACCGGGTCCGCTCGGGCGAGTGGACCGGTCACACCGACAAGCGGATCAAGAACATCGTCAACATCGGTATCGGCGGCTCCGACCTCGGTCCGGCGATGGCGTTCGAGGCGCTGCGTCCCTTCACCGACCGTGGCCTGACGGTGCGGTTCGTGTCGAACGTGGACGGCGCGGACCTGCACGAGGCGATCCGTGATCTGGACCCGGCGGAGACGCTGTTCATCGTGGCGTCCAAGACGTTCACGACGATCGAGACGATCACCAACGCCACGTCGGCCCGCAAGTGGCTGCTGGACGTCCTCGGTGACGACAAGGCGGTCGCGAAGCACTTCGTGGCGCTGTCCACGAACGCGGAGAAGGTCACCGGGTTCGGTATCGACGCGGACAACATGTTCGAGTTCTGGGACTGGGTCGGGGGCCGGTACTCCTTCGACTCGGCGATCGGTCTGTCGCTGATGATCGCGATCGGGCCGGAGAGGTTCCGGGAGCTGCTGGACGGTTTCCACACCGTGGACGAGCACTTCCGTACCGCTCCGGCGGAGGAGAACGCGCCGCTGCTGCTGGGCCTGCTGGGGATCTGGTACGGGAACTTCTTCGACGCGCAGTCGCACGCGGTCCTGCCGTACAGCCACTATCTGTCCAAGTTCACGGCGTACTTGCAGCAGCTGGACATGGAGTCCAACGGCAAGTCCGTGCAGAAGGACGGCACTCCGGTGGAGTGGCAGACCGGCCCGGTGGTCTGGGGCACGCCGGGGACCAACGGGCAGCACGCGTACTACCAGTTGATCCATCAGGGGACGAAGCTGATCCCGGCGGACTTCATCGGGTTCGCGCGTCCGGTGGACGAGCTGAGTGATGAACTGAAGTCCCAGCACGACCTGTTGATGGCCAACTTCTTCGCCCAGACCCAGGCCCTCGCCTTCGGCAAGACCGAGGAAGAGGTCCGGGAGGAGGGGGTGCCCAAGGAGCTGATCCCGCACAAGACCTTCCAGGGGAACCGGCCGACGACGACCATCCTGGCCCCCGAGCTGACCCCGTCCGTGCTGGGGCAGCTCATCGCGCTGTACGAGCAGAAGGTGTTCGTCCAGGGCGCCGTCTGGAACATCGACTCCTTCGACCAGTGGGGCGTCGAGCTGGGCAAGGTCCTCGCCAAGCGCATCGAACCCGCCCTCACCGAGGGCGCGGACGTGCCCGGTCTCGACCCGTCGACGCGGGCGCTGGTCGCCGAGTACCGGGAGATGGGCGGCTGA